CTATTCCtcgcacttagactgtgatccccctgtggggcagggactgtgtccaatctgcctatattctctctaccccagtgcttggctcatagcgagtgcttaacaaacatcacaagtATTATCACCACCTCTCCTTCGGAACACATGGGGTGCGAAGTAGATTATTAGACACTTAGCATTATAACCGAAAATAGCCATGCACCTTGCAGTTAATTTCCAGCGCAGTAACGAGTTTCTAATGTAATGGTTTGACCAGCAGACCTACCTACCTAAAACTGCAAAGGGCATCTTTGCTTTCATCTCCCTGAATTTCAACATATCCTCCTACAGCAGGTGTTTCCTGGTGCTGCTTCCAAGATGGATTCCGTGATCAGCACATTCAAATTTGGGGGGAAATCTCTGTACTACCTGTTGGAAGCCCTCTTCTTCTGCGTAGTCCCGAAGAGAAAGAAGAACGTGGCGGGTGAGGTCGTACTTATAACGGGAGCAGGAAGTGGAATCGGGAGGCTGCTGGCCCTGAAGTTTGCCCGTCTTGGCACCGTCCTAGTTCTCTGGGATGTCAACCAAGAGGGCAACAAGGAGACGGCTAAGTTGGCCCAAGAAGCTGGTGCAGCGAGAGTCCATGCTTATACCTGTGACTGTAGCCGGAAAGAAGAGGTCTACAGCGTCGCCAATCAGGTGAGTCCCTAGAATGGGATCTTTTGTGTGTCTGGACAACTTTTACGGTTAACGTCCTCTTTGGGCGAGTACTTCAGtcccgagcctgggcttcggagtcagaggtcatgggttcgactcccagctctgccacttgtcagctgtatgactgtgggcaagtcacttaactctctgtgccgcagtgacctcatctgtaaaatggggattaaccgtgagctacccgtgggacaacctgatgaccctgtatctcccccagggtagatacaaggtaatcagattggacacattccctgtcccgtgtggggctcacggtctcaatccccattttacagatgaggggactgaggcccagagcagtgaagtgacttatctgtgtctcagttttctcatctgtaaaagggggatttaagacctgttctccctcctacttgactatgagccccaagtgactgtgtccaaccaactcATCTTCTATTTCACCTTAGCACTTAGGGCaacacttggctcatagtaagcacttagcagactctattattattattattagtggtagtattaTATTGTTATCAACTACTGATAACAGCAATAACAACAGTGACGGCAGCAAGAACTGAGGGAGCGATAGATCACAgcactcctctcctctttctatcGGTTCCATGATCGAAATCTATCATGGCATTAGAAAAAAACCCTGTTTTAAAATTAACTCAAATTCAGCATCCTATAAATATCTGCATGAAAACACTGTGAAAAATATAGGAAAATGAAACTTTGAGATGGTAAATCAgagccttttttcccctcctttctagGTTAAAAAGGAAGTTGGTGACGTCACCATCCTCATCAACAATGCCGGAATTGTAACTGGAAAGCGTTTCCTTGATACACCAGATGAAATGGTGGAGAAATCCTTTCAAGTGAACTCCATAGCACACTGCTGGGTAAACTGGGATTTGCAGACTTCTCCCGAGAGTCCAGAGTAGCTTGAATTCCAGTTTCTATTTACTTTCGTATCGTCCATCGGCCATTCGGAAAGGGTGTTCTCGGAGCTCTCCCGTATTCCcctgtacttgctgtgtgaccttgggcgagtcacttcacttctctgggcctcagttacctcatctgtaaaatggggattaagagtgtgagccctgtgtgggacagggactgtgtccaacccgactcacttgtatctaccccagcgcttagaatagtgcttggcacacagtaggcgcttaacaagtaccattattattattaaatcaaatcCAGATTCCTTCCGTTATCTGCCCTCTCCCATTAATCATCCGCATCTAGTAAGAGTAGTATTCACTGAACCACTACTGCTCTTACCACCCTGCTCTCACTTTCTGCCCTAGTCATATCTAACTCTGAACTCCTCGTTATCCctccaaattcttctcctccatctaacCTGCCTTCcccagttgacaccaccaccatccttcccgtcactGAAGCCTGtagcctggcattatccttgatcctCGCTCTTTTTCCACTCTCAGAttgtctgttgctaaatccccACCGGTTTGTCCTTCGCAGCGtttcccggctctgtccctttctctccgtCCGTACAACCTCCACCTGGGTAACTGGTTGTGAGGGAGGTGCAACCGAGCCAGGGATGCAGGCCAGACCAGGGATCCCCCAGAAAAAAAACCCCTTGAGGCAACCATTCTGCTGCCCTGGGTAGATCCGGCAGCTCTCAGACTGGGTCTGTCCGACCCCAGAATGAGTAACTGGAGAATGCTCGTCTGTCAGAGGGCTTTAGAGAAACCTTGGAGGGGTAGAGAGATGCTCGGTCTATGACCTTTATATGCCAGTGTCCAGGCAAGCGCTGAAAATTTGAGGATAAGAAATTTGAGGATAAGAAATAGACATGTCTACACTCTACAAactccacacagggatcacactaacctctcatctcctcctgctgttctctctgccttctgtatcgcttatgcacttgagtccataaCCCCTAAACACCTCACACCCAGTCGCAGAGTACCTATGTTCTtttccttatattctgttgcttcccttatcgatactttattttactatctcccactagagtgtaagcttcttgaaggtaggtatcgtgtcttccaactctgttgtatcctcccaagtacttaatctagcgctcaataaataccactgtgcgCTCTTGCATAACAACTATCACTAACTGTGGGTTTCTGTGCCTACAGTGTATTTATGGGCCCCAGTTTAAGGGCCGGTTTATAAGAAAAaataagtggtggtatttgttcagcgcttacaatgtgcaaagcactgttctaagcgctgggggatacaaggtgatcaggttgtcccacgtggggctcacagttttcatccccattttacagatgagggaacagagaagtgaagtgacttgcccacagccacacagctgacaagtgggatcccgattcgatcccatgacctctgactcccaagcccgggctctttccactgagccacgctgcgccggTTAAAAGAGAATCTTGAAATCGGATATGAAAATCAGAAAattcctttaattcattcatttattcagtcctatttattgagcgcttactgcgtgcaaagccccatactaagtgctttggagagtaccataaaacaataaataCACATTTAAGGAGACTGAATGGGTTGAAATAGAATCGTCTCAAAATGAGAATTGGAACACCCTCAGTTCATTCTACTGTTATAGTTTCTGTTTTCCTCATAATTGTCGAGTGCGCCCAGCCTGAGTTCAGTATTCTCTTCTACCAATGTCTCCTAGACTTACAAAGCCTTCCTTCCTGCCATGGTGGCTTCCAACCATGGACACCTTGTTTCTATTTCAAGTTCGGCTGGGTTAATCGGCCTCAATGGCCTCGCAGGTGAGTGGACCacagattataataatattaataataattattggaaTAATATAGTGTTGAACgctgtcaggcaccgtactaagcgctaagggagATAGAAGACGACCACGTTGgcatagtccttatcccacatagagctcgcagtcttggtccccattttacagatgatgtaaccgaggcccagagaagttaagtgatttgccccaggtctcacaggaGAAAactagcggagccgggattagaacccaggtccttctgacttgtaggcctgtactctatccactaggccgtgctacttccgtAACAGATGGGAGAGAGCATCTTGTGATCTGCTTTTCACCCAGAACTGCTCTCTGATGGGGAAATGTtaaatcctggccctgcctctcACCTATAACATGGCAGAGGTCCAGGCTGCTGCTAAGCCTTCGGAAGCCGCACCTCTCACCCCCCCAGTCATTCTCTGTGTTACTGCTGCAGCCAAGGGCTAGAAGAGTGGCTGGGTGGCGGCCGCCCTCCCCACACCTGGGGCCGCTCGTGACTCCGCAGATCATTTTTGCTTGCCCGGCAACGTGTTCCCCAACCCACCTGTCCGTACGTCCTCACCCGTTGCGTGGCTAGTCCGCTGTCATTCAAAATGGGAATACCAACTGGGAAATACCTTCAGTTGGAATCAGTGCTCACAGAAAACCGTACATGCAGTTAAGTAAATAACTTGAAAAAATCTGTTAGCATTATGTATGAATGTTTCCTTCTTTACAGATTATTGTGCGAGCAAATTTGCAGCATTTGGATTTGCAGAGGCTGTTTCTTTAGAAATGTTTGTCCAAGGGGTGACTGGAGTTAAGAGTACTCTGGTTTGTCCATATTTTACAAACACTGGAATGTTCGAAGGGTGTTCTACCAAGTAAGTAATGAGCATGTTtatagtgcttaaagggtgctaaaccctgtattaagcactagggtagttacaaacccctaaggctcacaggctaagaggtaGACAGAGccagtatcttattcccattgttcAATTCAGGATATAGGTAGGGTGGTCATATAGCGGGCTAGTGTcaggactaggattagaactcaaatctccTATCTACTGGTCCAGagttcttttcactgggccaggcCGCTGCGGACCGAAAGTGACCACTTTGGTCTGTTAAAGAAAATGCACATTAAAAGAGTACACACCTCCCCTGGTCCCATCTTTgccatgcattcattcgatcgtatttattgagcgctgactgtgttcaaagcactttccgaagcgcttcggagagtacagtataacagacgcattgctgcccacgacgagctcagagtctagaagggtcaAAGtctttgtggggctggggagtggggggtcGGTGAGGACTGGGAGGAGCCAACTGGGATAGGAGGGCAGGAcagtttaaaagaaaatgaattcaGTTCCAGGATAGAGCGGGGGTCACTATGGCAGAGGTGGTTTATGCCCCATCTTTCAGCTTCAGGGATAACCCACCTCCGCCATAGTGGCCCCCCATCCTGAAACTGAATGGGGACAGAAGACAGGGCTTCCTTGACAGTAACGGTCGGTAACAGCTCACCTGCctgtctgcccagcacttaggctCACTTTCtcactgggattcattcatttaatcatatttattgagcgcttactgtgtgcactgcactaagcgtttgggaaggtacaatataaaaataaacagacattccctgcccgcattgagcttacggtctagaggatgaagGGAGATTGGCCCCAGTTTGAAGCAGGGCCCCACGCAGGTCCCAGTAGAGGctcaggagaagggaaaagagggattgggGATGCAGGAGGATTCTGGGCCAGTAGCATCCTAGATGGGAATGGAGTTGCAGGATGAGGTGGGTGATGTGGGTAAGGATGCGGGaaaggaaagtgggggagagacatAAGGTGAAGGCCGTGACCAAAAGTGCCATGAGAAGCACTGGTACCTGAAATGATGATGTTGGGGAAAAGGGGTCATGGTTGGGGATGAACCAAAttcaaattccatctcctccaagaggtcttcccgactAAACccgcatttcccctattccctccccctcctgcattcccttgcacttggattcgtacactctttatccaccccaccttcagctctacggcacttacgtatatagaGTCATTTTTTtgaacgtctgtcttcccctctagactgtaaactccttatggacgggaaatgagtctaccaactctgttgtattgtactcttgcaagcacttagttcagtgctctgcacgtagtgagtgctcaatacgatcgattgatggatggattgacgaGCGGTGCCCCGTGGGGAGGTTTGGGGGCGGATGGGAAACCTAGTGGGGAATCACACCCATGGGAGAACATTAGGGAGGTCACGGAGACCAAGCAACCACACGAGAAGGGGGACAACAGAAAGgtaagaatgggggagacaggcaccccTGCCATACAGAGGCAAGTGCTTTTCGCAGTGTTCTGAACTGCGTGTCGGTGGGGAGCCGCTGATGGGAGGGCCTTCTGGTCGCTCCGATGACACCCCACTGTTGGTGGCAtcagtggagaggagaaagagacggTTGCCAAATGAAATTGAGGAGGAAATTACCCTCAGACAATGTTAAACCAAACCTAAGATGGACCTTCCGTTTTCCAGATCTCCTCATCTACTGCCTATTCTGGAGCCAGAATACGTAGCCAGTAAAATTATGGACGCTATTCTCCAAGAGCAGGTCTACTTGTTTATTCCACGATCTTTGTACTTCCTCATGGCTTTTAAAAGGTAATCTGCCTTCTTCACTATCTCTGTTGCCCTCCCCGGCTCTTACCGTCCTTTCATCCGAATAACGAGTAACGGCCATTGAACTCGTTCCTGTTGAACTCTTGATGTTTCTCCTTTTAAATTGGTTTGGGGATAAGACTTGGGTTGGGGATAAGAGGGTTTGTGTAGAAAAGTGTTTCACCCTTTACGCTGCCTTCTTGGGTTGTGGTATTGCTGGGCCACTGCGGCGTGGCTAGGGGTGGGGTCTTCAGGGTCCTGGACTGAGCAGGTGACAGAGGAAGTTGAGCTTGGAGCTAATGAGAGCTCAGGGGAAACAGACTTCCACCCAGAACCTCCCTTTCTTCCGTCATTCCTAGTCACAAGTTTAGGAAGGACATGAGGGCCCTCGGCTTTTTTAGAAGAACGTTTTCAGTAATGGAATATTTGGCTTGTTCTGAGGGAAAGTCAgtgctcccctgccctcctcctcactcGCCTCCCAACGAGAACACGATCGGGAGAAATGCGAGAGTGAATTGCGCTTCAAGATCCCCTAGCATTGTAATCAAGTCCTTCACGCTGAATCTCGGTCCCGAAACCTCAGGGCCACGCCTGTATGTCATTCTTGTTGGGAGATTCCCAGAGCGTCATCGCTATCTTCCCCTCAGAGACTCTGTTGGCTTTCAAGAGCTCATCGGGAACGGATTTCGTATTTCTTCAGTCAAGCCCATTATCTCCCGTTATTGTGCCAGACACATTTTTCACTGATCTTAATTGCCAGACAAAACAAAAGTGAGTtttgtcttctccttccctcGGCAACATAGCCTCTCGACAtctcccccgcctctctccctgTATAGCCCTGGTTCGGGCTGAGCCCAGATTCCTCACAGTAAGGTTGGGGAATGAAatgcccaaaaaaaaaaaaggttttgcaGGACATGAGGCGTCATTGGACGAAGACTCTTTTGAGATTGGTTCTCCGTATTACTAGCAACTTCTGCTTCTTTTGTTTAACCAGAAACGTAATGGTTTGTCTCTTTTTGCTTGAAATGGGGAGTTGGTTTATTTAGCTATGTGCTCAGAAAGCTCTTCATTTTCCTAATATTTTCATGGAAAAGCTTCGCTTTACATGCAGTGAGGGAAGTCATGTGTCTTTAGTTTTGAGAAAGGGGACCTGACTTTTGTGCAAGAGtgttttcgttcattcaatagtatttattgagcgcttactatgtgcagagcactggactaagcgcttggaatgtacagatcggtaacagagacagtccctgccatttgacgggcttacagtctaatcgggggagacggacagacaagaacaatagcaataaatagaatcaagagcaataagtagaatcaagaatagaaaaCTTTCAAGAAAAGTTTTCAGTAGAAAAATCCATTTCAGGCCCAGTCTACTCTAAGGTACCTTAAATCAGTGGAAATTAGACTGGGAAAAAAAGGTGAACTGATTCATAGCCTCATCTCTTCCTCGCGTGGGTCCCCGAGAGAAAGGTTTCCAAACACAAATTAAGATCTCCGATTGAAGATCATCTCGGACTGGATGAAGATGGTCTCCGTCTGGACTTCTAGACGAGAAGAAAGGGTTTCTTAATAGAGCCAGTCTCCGCTCAAATGAGGTGGTGGTCCATTCAGTGATGAGTTATAATAATATATGTGATAtatgctaatgatgatggtatttgttaagcacttactctgtgccaggcactgttctaagcgctataaTCAGTTCTTCCGATATTGGGAGACAAGGTGGCCGTTGCTAGGAAGGAGAAACGGAAGGCCCGCAGGGATGAAAACAGTTCCAGGAGCAGATGTCAGTTAGCCAGACTGCTGAGCCAATCAGTGATACATACAAAGTGGCAAACCTTTGGCAAAAATAACCAGTTTTTAGGAGTTCAACCTTACATTTTGGAAGTTTGCCTTTTGTGAACCTGACCCCTGAATGATCCCAAAAATGTCAGACTAAATATTAACGAAGAAATTCTACTCTCTTGTTTTCTTTAGTATACTCCCTTCAAAACTGGGATTGGCTCTGGGTGAGTTCTTGGGAGTCTTCAATTCGATGGATCACTTCAGAGGCCGAGAGAAGAAGGACTGAAGCGTACAGTCTAGTGAAGATGGTACCTGGAAATCCGAAACAGTGCTACAGGGTGTTCACTAGCTCATGAAACAAGAAACAACTACTTTTTTAATCTGCTCTTACACTCCTTATTGTTTTTTTCTCACCAATTATCCAGTCCGTATTTTGTATGCAGGGAGGTaaatttctctccctccagtagttgTTCTCCTCTCCTCCGTGCCCAATTCAGTCACTTTTAGGGGGAGCCGTTCCTTGGTCCCGTCTCCACGCCCCCTCCGCACAACCCCCCAGCAGGAGTGGGTGTATTGACCCTTGGGAAAATTGTGAGGCTGTGAGCTGGTAGGAGTAGAGGGTGAGAGTGGGAAAGGTTTACTTTCTGCTCCTTAAACTGCCCCTCCCCGAGACCGAGCTCCACATGGCTTCCTAGAATCAACGTCTCCTGGGTTCAAACGCAGGAGAGGGCATGGAATTCCAGTTGTCCCAAGGCCACAGGATGGCTAGCACCGGCCTTGATGTAGAACAAGTCCGTTCCTCACAAGGAGTGTGAAggggacattccctgcctttagaGAGTCTCCCCTCCGGCGAGGTCTGGAACCGACTCGAGAGCGTCCCTAAGAACTAGACAGCTTCAGCTAGACCacccagaagggaaagaaaagaagcctGAGAGTTGAATGTTCATGGCAGGCGTGTTTTCCCCGTAGTTCCCAGGTTTTTGTGCTCTTGTGCTCGTACCTGGCACGGGTGGCCTTCAGACCAGTGTAGCCCCTATCCATCTAGGGCTTCCTGAAGAGCAGTAACTTAGTCTTCCTTTTTACACTCCCCTAAGCCGGGGGGGGACAAGGGATATTATTTTGGCAAGGGCCAGAGGCCAGCAAAAAATACTGAGAGAATTAACTGGCACTAAGGATGTGAATATTGGTTCTATGAGGTGGAAACTGATTCTCTCTTTTAAAACGTTTCCTCAAAATAGTTGCTTCAGATCAATGTATTCTGGCATCTTGAGGGGAATTTTCCAGGCAAAAACCACCCCTAATCAGTTTTCCACAAATGttgcagggggaggagaaaaatattTGGAGCCAAACAAAAACCAATTGTTGGAAAATGCTTGCCTTGTGTAAATAGCACTTTTGTGCCTATGCTCACTATTAAAACACTGTATTCTCATACACCAGCCTCAGCGTATTTGGGGAAAATTGGGCTCAATGTACTGCATCCCAATAGTGTAATTTCATGTACCAGATATTCATGGTGCCCCTCCGttccattcattcgattcattgcTGTTTCTTTGCAGTCGGAAGAGCGGTGAAAAATTGTATTTCACTCTTCTTAGGGTATCTAAGATGTCTTGTATGTGACAGCTGGATTTCACAGGTGATAATCTGCTGCTTCAGTGAGGACCCAAAGAATCAAAGCCATCGTGCAGCAGATGATGACTCTTCCATTTCTTTAGTCGTAAAGTTAATTGACATCAAAGCCCGATATTGCTCTTATTACAATTCTGAAGGCAGACCATTTTGACGGTCTGTCTAGTTAGGGAATAAAGGCACAGGAATTAGGGAATTGAACAAGAGGATGTGCATCCACTGAATCCTAACACCATTAACAGCAATTATTTCTAATTGGAGTGCATTTTTCCTGCTCTGTTGGAAACGAGTGCAATTCAATTGTGGTCTCACAATGCCCATAAAGTTGTCTAAACAAATTTTACTTAAAAGCTCATATGACTAGGGAAGAGACCACAGTGGAAATTAGAGGATATTGCAGAATCATAAATAACAAGGTGGTTTAGAACTACCAAATATTGAATTATCTTACCCGCGTGTGCTTTACACTtcatccattgagaagcagcgtggcaaagtggatagagcaccggcctgagagtcagaaggttgtgagttctaacctcggctctgccacccgtctgctctgtgaacttgggcaaatcacttcacttatctatgcctcaatttcctcatctgtaaaatggagattgagaccgtgaaccccatgtgcgtcagggactgcgcccgacccgatttgctttgtatccaccccagcgcttagtacaatgcccggcacacagtaagcgcttggcaaataccagaattattattatccattttgaTTAATAATGATTGGATGAGCAGATATTCAAAATTTATAAATGAGACCTTCTGCCAGCCCAGTAAGTCAGCAGCAGCCTCATGGAGGCGGATTTGAAAACTGGGATAGTACCAAGGAAATGAAACGGAAAGACACCCTAAGCTGAATGGATTCTAGTGATGGTGGGATTTTATATGTGCGTGAATGTGTGATTGCTAATTCAATGTGTGATTGCTAATTCCTTCCTTCCACCACCTTTAGCACTGCTGAacacggaagcagcatggattagtggaaagagcaaaatgtctttctcccctctaggctataagaacctggtgggcagggaacatgtcgtccaactctgttgcgttgttctctcccaaacatctagtacggtgctccgcactcagtaaataccatcgattgagactTAAATTCATTATGTCTTTAAAacgtttcttctgccctcctagTTTACAGTTTCACCATTTCCAATCTCCATAGAGCAGTTGTTTGGTTACTGTACTATCACCCATTTTTCTTACCTTCCCCCCCGGTGGGACTGACTCTGTTCCACAACCTTGACTGCGATCCTTCTCACGCGTGCCATTTGAGATAAGCATGCTATTTGAGGTTAGGCATTGACCGTGCCTTCCAGGATTCTACAATCTGAAGGGTACATAAAAGGCCACAAGGAGTTTTTCTTCTCTTGAAAAGTCATCCTGGGTATTggtaaggagaagggaggacatttttAGATAGGActggactaaaactggaaaggtaAAAGGCGCTTGGGTTGAAGTTTTCTGATTTCCCAGTCCCTGTAAAGGAATGGAAGTCTGATCCTCAAGTTGCCCTTCTTCCCCGTCCTGAATCTTGGCTTGGCAGAACCTTCATGAAGCCCCTGGAAGagctggagctgaggaaaatgatggCTAAGGGATATGGGATTAATAGCAGTGATAatcgttgtatttgttaagtgcttactatgtgccaagcactggggtaaatgcaagataatcaggtcccacatgcgactcacagcctaagtaggagggaaaagaggtattgaatccccattttgcagttgaggggactggagcacagagaagttaggtgacttccccaaggtcacacagcaggtatgtggaggagctaggattagaacccaggtcctctgattcccaagcctaaactctttccgctaggtatagtggaaagagcacaggtcgggGGCATCGGaatatctgggttctactcccagctctgccactggcatgctgcatgacctcggacaagtcatttcacctctccattcctcagttttctcatcggtaaaagAAATGTGCCATTAAAGCACTTTAGCAATAAAAGTGCAATATTAAAAAATCAAGGTCTTGTTATAAAGGAGTTCAAGAAATCCCACATTGAAGTTAGTTTCCTTTCCTGGGGGAGGGAAGCCCTCAAGACTTCATCTCCCTGGGCAGGAGGAACTACCAAATGTGTTGTGCCTGTGACAAGAGTGATGCGTCTGTGTTGCCCCCAAagacgtagtaataataatgatgatatttgtgaagtgcttactaagtgctggggtagatacaatataagcagatcaaacTCAGCCGCTGCCCCACCCAAGCCTTACAGTGTGAGAGGGAGGAacgacagatgcggtaactgacacagagaagttaaatgacttatccaaggtcacaagccaggtaagtggcagagccgggattagaacccaggatctctaactctcaagcccattctcttcccactcagccgcgctgcttctccgacatcATCCTCCTGATATAATACCTAGTGAATACGCACTCATCCCCGGCACTGGAGTCCTTTAAAGTACCGCTGGACCGTGGAAATTCAGCTCACAACTGTAACTCTGTAAAGGCGAGGTGGAATTCTGGAGAAGATGCTCACTTCTTGGGGAGAGAACGTGAGCCACCACAAACCAGTACGGGCCAGAGTGCGCCAGCGGCACCGAGGCGTGACACAGAACGGAGAACTCGCCCTGCCAATCGAGCCCAAGGTCAGgccacagagcttagcacagaggTGCCGGCTTAGCCCATGCCCAGAGAGGGTGGAGGACCCTCTCCAGGGAGGAAGGACAAAGCAGACACAGATGAGGATTGGCTAGCGGGCAATGGAGGGGAAAGATGTGATACGGATGGATAGTGGTATAATAATAGTCCACGACAGAGACTCGACGAGTGGCCTCCCCGCAACCCCCAGCCTGCAACTCTTCTCCCCGCTGAAAAGACTAACGGCGTTCATCCACAGCTGAGACCGTGGCGTTCTGGGCTGGTCCCTCCGGGGTGGATCGGGGTGCTCTCAGTTGCCAAGCCAGGCAGACGGTTGCCCCGAGCCCCTGGCCGTCAGGAGGCCCGGACAGTGAATCTCCGATGAACTGTCCTCTGGGGCGACAGCTGGAGATTCCTGACATTCCCTGTGGTCTGCATGGTGGTGGGCAGACCCAGGGCTCCCgaaggcagtcaatcgtatttatcgagcgctcactgcgtgcggagctctgtactaagcgcctgggggagcaGACCCACGGATGGTTCTCCCCAGGGGCTGGGCTCGGCTGCCCCCGGGCCTGGCCAG
This sequence is a window from Ornithorhynchus anatinus isolate Pmale09 chromosome 7, mOrnAna1.pri.v4, whole genome shotgun sequence. Protein-coding genes within it:
- the SDR16C5 gene encoding epidermal retinol dehydrogenase 2, producing MDSVISTFKFGGKSLYYLLEALFFCVVPKRKKNVAGEVVLITGAGSGIGRLLALKFARLGTVLVLWDVNQEGNKETAKLAQEAGAARVHAYTCDCSRKEEVYSVANQVKKEVGDVTILINNAGIVTGKRFLDTPDEMVEKSFQVNSIAHCWTYKAFLPAMVASNHGHLVSISSSAGLIGLNGLADYCASKFAAFGFAEAVSLEMFVQGVTGVKSTLVCPYFTNTGMFEGCSTKSPHLLPILEPEYVASKIMDAILQEQVYLFIPRSLYFLMAFKSILPSKLGLALGEFLGVFNSMDHFRGREKKD